One window of Carassius auratus strain Wakin unplaced genomic scaffold, ASM336829v1 scaf_tig00215808, whole genome shotgun sequence genomic DNA carries:
- the LOC113095917 gene encoding uncharacterized protein LOC113095917: MECDHEDEHGGSKSNFRDDELQNNSGLSTSTCEHTESSDVKGLESTRTCLKDSELSPTDELSGKENSCLISPLSKSKPLAFDVHIKEVQTDVKKPFQNVKNPPCSDINDAFPVCVQLPTSHPKKSHITDYKATHRHRKISQSSSSTSSHLSLKAPVEDLCASFLLACLFCKFWDCVLAVGDGCQYSVASICSSFCSNACCCDPSSLEDYIDLCSCCSCAEYMEACGCTCGENTFDCSICDLCLQTTECLELGMELSQLLFH, translated from the exons ATGGAATGCGACCATGAGGATGAACATGGTGGATCAAAATCCAACTTTCGTGACGATGAGCTGCAAAACAATTCAGGTCTTAGTACATCAACTTGCGAACACACCG AGTCATCTGATGTAAAAGGCCTGGAATCTACTAGAACGTGTCTTAAGGACAGTGAACTATCACCGACTGATGAACTTTCTGGGAAGGAAAACTCGTGTCTTATTTCTCCTCTGAGCAAATCAAAACCGCTAGCATTTG ATGTGCATATCAAAGAAGTACAAACAGATGTGAAAAAGCcatttcaaaatgtcaaaaacCCTCCCTGCAGTGACATCAATGATGCTTTTCCTGTCTGCGTTCAACTACCCACAAGCCATCCTAAAAAATCACATATCACTGATTATAAAGCAACACACCGTCATCGCAAAATCAGCCAGTCGTCCAGCTCCACATCGAGTCATTTGAGCCTGAAAGCTCCTGTTGAAG ACCTGTGTGCATCCTTTTTGTTGGCGTGTTTGTTCTGCAAGTTTTGGGATTGTGTGCTGGCCGTCGGTGATGGATGTCAGTACAGCGTGGCCTCTATCTGTTCATCCTTCTGCTCTAACGCATGTTGTTGCGACCCTTCCTCTCTGGAGGACTATATAGATTTATGCTCATGTTGCAGCTGCGCTGAATACATGGAGGCTTGTGGCTGTACTTGTGGAGAAAACACCTTTGACTGCTCCATTTGTGATCTCTGTCTACAGACAACTGAGTGTCTGGAACTCGGCATGGAACTCTCTCAGCTTCTGTTTCACTAG
- the LOC113095916 gene encoding CXXC-type zinc finger protein 1-like, with the protein MRTFIMTSRPLSKQNRNDAASCCLRRRGSQLAMDSEMSDIEQTPAMNNTVVDGENAPLYCICRKPDINCFMIGCDNCNEWFHGHCINVTEKMAKAIREWYCKQCQKLDPSLSIRYRKKNRDKDVEPERVERRSSTPEYKIDKRRGSKVKRSARMCGECEPCTRTEDCGQCDFCKDMKKFGGPNKIRQKCRLRQCVVRARKMLRVRDEEFSLCERKDNIMRRHRRYSDDYDENDMEPYEHYKDRNASWGSDDEDGPFYSPVPRKKAIKVKHVKRRNKKFDKKKESRRHKQKQKHRDRSRHSERGEGRHGGDMQQCLGPNCIESARPNSKYCSEDCGMKLAANRIYEILPQRIQQWQQSPCIAEEQGKKQLERIRREQQAARMRLAEMERRFHELEGIIAKAKQQVVQQDEDVNETDSEDTDLQIFCVSCSHPINPKVALRHMERCYTKYESQTSFGSIFPTRIEGATRLFCDVYNPQSKTYCKRLQVLCPEHSRDPKVTADEVCGCPLVRNVFEPTGEYCRVSKRKCNKHYCWEKLRRAEVDLERVRVWYKLDELFEQERNVRTAMTNRAGLLALMLHQTIQHDPLTTDLRSNKDR; encoded by the exons ATGAGGACTTTTATTATGACAAGCAGACCTCTGTCCAAACAGAACCGAAACGACGCTGCTAGCTGCTGTTTGAG AAGGCGGGGGAGTCAGTTAGCGATG GACAGCGAGATGTCTGACATAGAGCAGACTCCAGCTATGAACAACACTGTAGTAGATGGAGAGAATGCTCCTCTCTACTGCATTTGTAGAAAACCAGACATAAACTGCTTTATGAT TGGTTGTGACAACTGCAATGAGTGGTTCCATGGTCACTGTATAAATGTGACCGAGAAGATGGCCAAAGCGATCCGGGAGTGGTACTGCAAACAGTGTCAAA AATTGGATCCATCTCTTTCGATACGGTATCGGAAAAAGAACCGTGATAAAGATGTTGAGCCAGAGAGAGTTGAAAGACGATCCAGCACTCCAGAGTACAAGATTGATAAGCGACGAGGGTCTAAA GTGAAGCGCTCTGCCCGTATGTGTGGTGAATGTGAACCCTGCACTAGGACGGAGGACTGTGGTCAGTGCGACTTCTGTAAAGACATGAAGAAATTCGGCGGCCCAAACAAGATTCGTCAGAAATGTCGTCTAAGGCAGTGTGTTGTCCGTGCACGG AAAATGCTGCGTGTTCGAGACGAGGAGTTTTCTCTGTGTGAGAGAAAGGACAATATAATGCGCAGGCATAGACGATACTCGGATGATTATGATGAGAACGATATGGAGCCATATGAGCATTACAAGGACAGAAATGCG tcatggggcagtgatgatgaagacggcccattttacagtcctgtcccACGGAAGAAAGCTATAAAAGTCAAGCACGTCAAGAGGAGAAACAAGAAATTTGACAAAAAG AAAGAGTCCCGTCGCCACAAGCAGAAACAGAAGCACCGTGATCGTTCGAGACACAGTGAGAGGGGAGAAGGCAGACATGGAGGAGACATGCAACAGTGTCTGGGGCCGAACTGTATTGAGTCAGCACGTCCAAACTCCAAATACTGCTCTGAGGACTGTGGCATGAAGCTGGCTGCCAA CCGGATCTACGAGATCCTTCCGCAGCGTATCCAGCAGTGGCAGCAGAGCCCCTGCATCGCTGAGGAACAGGGCAAAAAACAGCTGGAGCGCATCCGCAGGGAGCAGCAGGCCGCACGGATGCGCCTCGCCGAGATGGAGCGCCGTTTCCACGAGCTCGAGGGCATCATTGCCAAAGCCAAGCAGCAGGTGGTCCAACAGGATGAGGAT GTGAATGAAACAGACAGTGAGGACACAGACCTTCAGATCTTCTGTGTGTCCTGCAGTCACCCCATCAACCCCAAGGTGGCGCTGAGGCATATGGAGAGATGTTACACCAAg TATGAAAGTCAGACCTCTTTTGGTTCCATTTTCCCAACCAGAATAGAAGG GGCGACAAGACTATTCTGTGACGTTTACAACCCTCAGAGTAAAACATACTGCAAGAGACTTCAAGTATTATGTCCAGAACACTCTAGAGATCCAAAG GTCACAGCAGATGAGGTGTGTGGATGTCCACTAGTACGTAATGTGTTTGAGCCGACTGGAGAGTATTGCAGGGTCTCGAAACGCAAGTGCAACAAGCATTACTGTTGGGAGAAGCTGAGACGAGCAGAGGTGGACCTGGAGCGCGTCAGAGTG TGGTACAAGCTGGATGAGTTGTTTGAACAAGAACGCAATGTGAGGACGGCCATGACCAACAGAGCAGGACTCCTGGCCCTCATGCTGCACCAAACCATCCAGCACGACCCTCTGACCACTGACCTCCGCAGCAACAAAGACAGATAG